A window from Polyangium spumosum encodes these proteins:
- the arfB gene encoding alternative ribosome rescue aminoacyl-tRNA hydrolase ArfB has protein sequence MDPKESRATPEGAIVVNDRVHVPAQALTVTTARASGPGGQNVNKVESKVDVRVDLGAIVGLDEGARARLVAAARTRLDAEGKLRVTSQRTRDQAKNLSDARAKIRELVAAALIAPRPRKPTRPSRGSVERRLDEKKRAGERKRSRAGRGEE, from the coding sequence GTGGACCCGAAAGAGAGCCGCGCGACACCGGAAGGCGCCATCGTCGTGAACGACCGTGTTCACGTCCCTGCGCAGGCCCTCACCGTGACGACGGCGCGCGCCTCCGGCCCGGGCGGTCAGAACGTGAACAAGGTGGAGTCCAAGGTGGATGTCCGCGTGGATCTCGGCGCGATCGTCGGCCTCGACGAGGGCGCGCGGGCGCGGCTCGTCGCGGCGGCGCGGACGCGGCTCGACGCCGAGGGAAAACTCCGGGTCACGAGCCAAAGGACGCGGGATCAGGCGAAGAACCTCTCGGACGCGCGCGCCAAGATCCGCGAGCTCGTCGCGGCGGCGCTCATCGCGCCGAGGCCACGCAAGCCCACGCGCCCGAGCCGCGGCTCCGTCGAGCGTCGCCTCGACGAGAAGAAACGCGCCGGTGAGCGGAAGCGGTCTCGGGCGGGGCGGGGCGAGGAGTAG
- a CDS encoding YybH family protein, with product MKKVRSSLLAGLSLVAALSISGLLAAPIGCKKAPTTTEVEPSAPSILPDKELMQRTWDAWSTLDPEQAAPFYAKEPDLVFFDFAPLQFRGWDAYSTGVKEMLAQFTSFKGKVKEDAKIDVLGDKAIGASIVQMEITFQDGMTESFNARWTVVWAWREGQWLIVHEHLSVPIDGGHEEGEAPQNP from the coding sequence ATGAAAAAGGTTCGCTCTTCTCTCCTCGCCGGACTCTCCCTCGTGGCCGCACTCTCGATATCCGGGCTACTCGCGGCGCCGATCGGCTGCAAAAAAGCCCCGACGACCACGGAGGTCGAGCCGAGCGCCCCGTCAATCCTGCCCGACAAGGAGCTCATGCAGCGCACCTGGGACGCCTGGAGCACCCTCGATCCAGAGCAAGCCGCCCCATTTTACGCGAAGGAGCCAGACCTCGTCTTCTTCGATTTCGCGCCCCTCCAGTTCCGAGGCTGGGACGCCTATTCGACAGGTGTGAAGGAGATGCTCGCGCAGTTCACGAGCTTCAAAGGCAAGGTAAAGGAAGACGCAAAAATCGACGTCCTCGGCGACAAAGCCATCGGCGCGAGCATCGTCCAGATGGAAATCACCTTCCAGGACGGCATGACAGAGTCGTTCAACGCACGCTGGACCGTGGTATGGGCATGGCGCGAGGGGCAATGGCTCATCGTGCACGAGCACCTGTCGGTGCCGATCGACGGGGGGCACGAGGAGGGGGAGGCGCCGCAGAATCCGTGA
- a CDS encoding STAS domain-containing protein yields the protein MVEAFWERLEDNVTESCTRVQAADIPFYRGLPADVRRGAFKRAFEAMGDDLAAGTTEAFPALLRALGAQRSDQGVTIMDILRGMLLGFEIVTDDFARVFADDLEARLYWERVRARVSYLGAAALADAYMTARERLVRAQAEEILALSARVLPLYPGILVLPLVGALDATRAGHLVPLLLRAVVENQARVVLIDVTGLPAVVAETAEHLTGAARGVVLLGATAILVGVQPHMARTMVEAGVDLGGITTRGDLASGLRDALDRLGMTIAPKR from the coding sequence GTGGTCGAAGCCTTTTGGGAGCGCCTCGAGGACAACGTGACCGAGTCGTGCACGCGCGTGCAGGCGGCCGACATCCCCTTTTATCGGGGCCTGCCCGCGGACGTGCGTCGGGGCGCCTTCAAGCGCGCGTTCGAGGCGATGGGGGACGACCTCGCGGCGGGCACCACGGAGGCGTTCCCGGCGCTGCTCCGGGCCCTCGGCGCGCAGCGCTCGGACCAGGGTGTCACCATCATGGACATCCTCCGGGGCATGTTGCTCGGCTTCGAGATCGTGACCGACGACTTCGCGCGGGTCTTCGCTGACGACCTCGAGGCGCGCTTGTATTGGGAGCGGGTCCGGGCGCGGGTGAGTTACCTCGGCGCGGCTGCGCTCGCCGACGCGTATATGACCGCGCGCGAGAGGCTCGTGCGGGCGCAGGCCGAGGAGATCCTCGCGCTCTCGGCGCGGGTCCTGCCGCTTTATCCGGGCATCCTCGTGCTCCCGCTCGTGGGCGCGCTCGACGCCACGCGCGCGGGGCACCTCGTGCCGCTCTTGCTCCGGGCCGTCGTGGAGAACCAGGCGCGCGTCGTGCTTATCGACGTGACGGGTTTGCCCGCGGTCGTCGCGGAGACGGCCGAGCATTTGACGGGCGCGGCGCGGGGCGTCGTTTTGCTCGGGGCGACGGCGATCCTCGTCGGCGTACAGCCACACATGGCGCGCACGATGGTCGAGGCCGGGGTCGATCTCGGCGGGATCACGACACGCGGCGACCTGGCGAGTGGGCTCCGGGACGCGCTCGACCGGCTCGGGATGACGATCGCGCCGAAGCGCTGA
- a CDS encoding PAAR domain-containing protein encodes MTQLAARVGDAHTCPAHVGGPVLPPGCPTVVIGGRSAARIDDLCQCEGPTDMIKTGAPTVLIGGKPAARFGDLTRHAGVIAQGCPTVLIGPLAPGDAVAALFTDEYLSTLVGMEWQGADSEQLREAMNTLWEHRHDPNHPDVQAALQQIADARGKPLEEIQQDWQRYQAALAEQERIAAEKGMEPPPGINGWLHGDHMGSTSQLRYGQVAGDALGMDPVFGALLNPTGGLVGPGNAAVDGNDSAIGYHGAVHDAGGYLYNYHDQGPGYDYLGLEGRDTSDPLSGQRSGISYWRDKLPDRGGGTRFTDAAGDVVMDGVVGGIDGVSNAWDATTEAVGNAWNSTTEAVGNAWDSTTEAVGNAWDSTTETVGNAYEGAKDWVSDGWNSLWD; translated from the coding sequence ATGACCCAGCTTGCCGCACGTGTTGGTGATGCGCATACCTGCCCGGCTCATGTCGGGGGGCCGGTGCTCCCGCCGGGGTGTCCCACGGTCGTCATCGGAGGGCGGTCCGCGGCGCGGATCGATGACCTCTGCCAGTGCGAGGGGCCAACCGACATGATCAAGACGGGCGCGCCCACCGTGCTCATCGGGGGCAAACCCGCGGCGCGCTTCGGGGACCTGACGCGGCACGCGGGCGTCATCGCCCAGGGCTGCCCCACGGTCCTCATCGGGCCCCTCGCGCCCGGCGACGCCGTCGCCGCGCTCTTCACCGACGAATACCTGTCCACGCTCGTCGGCATGGAATGGCAAGGGGCGGACTCCGAGCAATTGCGCGAGGCGATGAATACGCTCTGGGAGCATCGCCACGACCCGAACCACCCCGACGTCCAGGCGGCGCTCCAGCAGATCGCCGACGCCCGCGGCAAGCCACTCGAGGAGATCCAGCAGGACTGGCAGCGGTATCAGGCCGCGCTCGCCGAGCAGGAGCGGATCGCCGCCGAGAAGGGGATGGAGCCGCCGCCCGGGATCAATGGCTGGCTGCACGGCGATCACATGGGGAGCACGTCCCAGCTCCGGTATGGCCAGGTCGCCGGGGACGCGCTGGGCATGGATCCCGTGTTCGGCGCGCTCCTCAATCCGACGGGCGGGCTCGTCGGTCCGGGCAATGCCGCGGTCGACGGCAACGACTCGGCGATCGGATACCACGGCGCCGTGCACGACGCCGGCGGGTACCTCTACAATTACCACGACCAGGGCCCCGGATACGATTACCTCGGGCTGGAGGGTCGCGACACGTCGGACCCGCTCTCCGGGCAACGCTCGGGTATCTCGTACTGGCGCGACAAGCTGCCGGATCGCGGCGGCGGGACGAGGTTCACCGACGCGGCGGGCGACGTGGTCATGGACGGCGTCGTCGGCGGGATCGACGGGGTGTCGAACGCCTGGGACGCCACGACCGAGGCGGTCGGGAACGCCTGGAACAGCACCACCGAGGCGGTCGGGAACGCCTGGGACAGCACCACCGAGGCGGTCGGGAATGCCTGGGACAGCACCACCGAGACGGTCGGTAATGCCTACGAGGGCGCCAAGGATTGGGTCTCGGACGGCTGGAACAGCCTGTGGGATTAG
- a CDS encoding bifunctional serine/threonine-protein kinase/formylglycine-generating enzyme family protein gives MASAAPADPFAWVGQTIDGKFHVEAVVGEGGFGVVYRALHLGLGEPVAVKCLKIPPSLEPEERERFHQSFLEEGRLLRKLSRATPAVVQALDVGAAVAPSGVWAPYLVLEWLRGETLEAFLARRTQEKRGGMPLAEAFVLLEPAALALAAAHDEGIAHRDIKPANLFLSDTSPLVGGASAHTPAMKVLDFGIAKVIADNASITRAMEETGNTPSMFTPFYGAPEQFNRRFGATGPWTDVYALALVLVELCSGKSALVGDDVTQLYIATTDPSIRPTPRAHGVRTSDAVERVFQKALAIEPRGRYTSARLFWEALREALPAPIEPDAPGESVAEGNGREIRDPQTTSPQIAEGRASKPASSRRTLFAATFAFTFVGLAVAASVVIKQRAAIEPVPAVLRMGPELGHVELPSAPPEMVLVPAGSFTMGHAKEGKTEKPPHTVTISKAFYLDRAEVTAEEYKRCVAAGKCTKSGVHGPGVNGAEATKFASFCAEQDPTKARHPINCIDHGQAASLCAFLGKRLPTEAEWEYAARGKDARLYPWGEEPASCTMGNFARKAGQCQGRARGTMPVGSFPDHASPFGALDMAGNVWEWVADTFDPSAYTKAERKDPLVTTGAKGVIRGGSWDFAPSAAKATTRYAFDRESGHVSTGVRCAKNAD, from the coding sequence ATGGCGTCCGCCGCTCCTGCCGATCCTTTCGCCTGGGTGGGCCAGACCATCGACGGCAAATTCCACGTCGAGGCGGTCGTCGGCGAGGGGGGGTTTGGCGTCGTCTACCGCGCATTGCACCTCGGGCTCGGCGAGCCGGTCGCGGTGAAATGCCTCAAGATCCCCCCGTCCCTCGAACCCGAGGAGCGAGAGCGTTTCCACCAGAGCTTCCTCGAAGAGGGGCGCCTGCTCCGCAAGCTGTCGCGCGCGACGCCCGCCGTCGTCCAGGCCCTCGACGTCGGCGCCGCCGTGGCCCCGAGCGGCGTGTGGGCGCCTTACCTCGTGCTCGAATGGCTACGCGGCGAGACGCTCGAGGCGTTCCTCGCGCGAAGGACGCAGGAAAAAAGGGGCGGCATGCCCCTCGCCGAGGCATTCGTGCTGCTCGAGCCCGCCGCGCTCGCGCTCGCCGCGGCGCACGACGAGGGAATCGCGCACCGGGACATCAAGCCGGCGAACCTGTTCCTGAGCGACACGTCGCCCCTCGTGGGGGGCGCCTCCGCCCACACGCCCGCGATGAAGGTGCTCGATTTCGGGATCGCCAAGGTGATCGCCGACAATGCGTCGATCACCCGCGCCATGGAGGAGACGGGGAACACGCCGTCCATGTTCACGCCGTTTTATGGCGCGCCCGAGCAGTTCAATCGCCGGTTCGGCGCGACCGGGCCCTGGACCGACGTGTATGCGCTCGCGCTCGTGCTGGTCGAGCTCTGCTCGGGCAAGAGCGCGCTCGTCGGGGACGACGTGACGCAGCTCTACATCGCCACGACCGATCCATCCATCCGGCCCACGCCACGCGCCCACGGCGTGCGCACGAGCGACGCCGTGGAGCGTGTCTTCCAGAAGGCGCTCGCGATCGAGCCGCGCGGCCGTTACACGTCGGCGCGCCTGTTCTGGGAGGCGCTGCGCGAGGCATTGCCCGCGCCCATCGAGCCCGACGCGCCCGGCGAGAGCGTCGCCGAGGGGAACGGCCGAGAGATACGGGATCCGCAGACGACGTCACCGCAAATTGCGGAAGGTCGCGCGAGCAAACCGGCCTCGTCGCGGCGCACGCTTTTTGCTGCGACCTTTGCCTTCACGTTCGTCGGGCTCGCCGTCGCGGCGTCGGTCGTCATCAAGCAACGAGCCGCGATCGAGCCCGTCCCGGCGGTGCTGCGCATGGGCCCCGAATTGGGGCACGTCGAGCTGCCGAGCGCGCCGCCGGAGATGGTGCTCGTGCCCGCGGGCAGCTTCACGATGGGGCACGCGAAGGAAGGGAAGACCGAGAAGCCACCACACACGGTGACGATCTCGAAGGCGTTTTACCTCGACCGCGCCGAGGTCACGGCGGAAGAGTACAAGCGCTGCGTGGCCGCCGGGAAATGCACGAAGAGCGGGGTGCACGGGCCCGGCGTGAACGGGGCCGAGGCCACGAAATTCGCGTCCTTCTGCGCGGAGCAGGACCCCACGAAGGCGCGCCACCCCATCAATTGCATCGACCACGGGCAGGCGGCGTCGCTCTGCGCGTTCCTCGGCAAACGATTGCCCACCGAGGCCGAATGGGAATACGCCGCGCGGGGCAAGGACGCCCGCCTCTATCCCTGGGGCGAGGAGCCCGCGTCCTGCACGATGGGCAATTTCGCGCGCAAGGCCGGCCAGTGCCAGGGCCGGGCGAGGGGCACGATGCCCGTGGGCTCGTTCCCCGATCACGCGAGCCCCTTCGGCGCGCTCGACATGGCCGGCAATGTCTGGGAGTGGGTCGCGGACACGTTCGATCCGAGCGCCTACACGAAGGCGGAGCGCAAGGACCCGCTCGTCACCACGGGCGCGAAGGGCGTGATCCGGGGCGGCTCCTGGGATTTCGCGCCGAGCGCGGCCAAGGCGACGACCCGCTACGCATTCGACCGCGAGTCGGGCCACGTCAGCACGGGCGTGCGCTGCGCGAAAAACGCGGATTGA